In one window of Tursiops truncatus isolate mTurTru1 chromosome 5, mTurTru1.mat.Y, whole genome shotgun sequence DNA:
- the ODAM gene encoding LOW QUALITY PROTEIN: odontogenic ameloblast-associated protein (The sequence of the model RefSeq protein was modified relative to this genomic sequence to represent the inferred CDS: deleted 2 bases in 2 codons; substituted 1 base at 1 genomic stop codon) translates to MKTIIPLGILGATISAPLIPQCLMSASNSNELLLNLNNAQLQPLRLQDPFNSWIPPFPGILQQQQQAQIPGLSRFPLSTLDWFAGQVPNQIPFPGQVSFAQETRAGQLNPSQPQTPPQTKQGPNKMXVVPSVFSFKMPRELAQMLLYYPVYMLLPWDQPQQTVAQSPPQTRQLLFEEQMPFCTEFGYIPRQAEPVMPRGQQQPAFDPFLGTAPDIAVMVTGGVSPYLQKKMINFKHANAGIFIPSTSQKPSTTNFFTSAIDSTITPELMEKKAKTNSLKEP, encoded by the exons cTTATTCCACAGTGCCTTATGTCTGCAAGCAACAGCAATGAA TTACTTCTGAACCTTAATAATGCTCAGCTTCAGCCACTACGGCTTCAG GATCCATTTAATTCATGGATTCCTCCTTTCCCTGGGATTCtacaacagcagcagcag gcTCAAATTCCAGGACTCTCCCGATTCCCTTTATCAACTCTCGACTGGTTTGCTGGACAGGTCCCAAATCAGATACCCTTCCCAGGACAGGTCAGTTTTGCCCAAGAAACCCGGGCAGGACAGCTGAACCCCTCACAGCCTCAAACACCACCGCAGACCAAACAGGGCCCTAATAAAATGTAA GTTGTGCCCTCTGTGTTCTCCTTCAAAATGCCTCGTGAACTAGCACAG ATGCTTCTGTACTACCCAGTTTACATGCTcctaccctgggaccagcctCAACAAACAGTCGCACAGTCACCTCCGCAAACCAGACAGCTGCTGTTTGAGGAGCAG ATGCCATTCTGTACTGAATTTGGATATATTCCACGACAAGCAGAACCT GTTATGCCGAGAGGACAGCAGCAACCAGCCTTTGATCCCTTCCTAGGCACAGCTCCTGATATTGCTGTGATGGTAA CAGGAGGAGTGTCaccatatttacaa aaaaaaatgataaattttaagcACGCCAATGCAGGAATTTTCATTCCTTCAACTTCACAAAAACCCAGCACGACAAATTTTTTTACTTCTGCTATTGACTCAACTATTACCCCAGAACTCATGGAAAAGAAG GCCAAGACCAATAGCCTAAAGGAACCATAA